GTCGATTTCAGGTTAGCAGGATCAGACCTTTTCACAAAAGGAACTCATAAATTAAAATGCAGATCAAAACTTCCAGAAGTTCGTGTCTTGAATGTCTTCATACTCTTCTGTCCTAGGTCTAATGAAATATCACTTCTAAGTAACAGCTAAATAATTAAGAGAACATCAAACAAAGCTTATGATACTATTGAAATGAAGGTTAAGCTGCCAATACGAGGAGCAATCCACACAAATATAATGCATCACTTGGTTAAATAAGAACAATGACCATCATATACCACACTTCACATAGACAAAGTTCACATACTTACACAGtactagagcctgtttggatgggcttataactTAATCCCAACTTATGGCTTTTGGTTTATTGTTGTTATGTTGGCTTAAAAACAAGTGCttaaaagcatttttttttatcttatccAAACACTCTGTTAtggcttaaaagcacctaaaataagccaatccgaACGGGCTCTAGATTTACAACCAACAGATAATTGGACATGTTGTTGTGCATTTATGATGAAATCCCTTATATGTCGGAATTAGCTAATCCAAATCATGGGATCACCAGAACCAATATCATCCTAAATAATACAGATTAACCTGGCTCTATTTGATCtatgtatatgtaaaaaaaaaaaaaatcaggtcaTGCGAACACATACAAAATAGCAATCAAATCTAACACACCCGTGAAGAAACCTTATGATAATAATTAACATCAAAACACCAAACTGGTCATCCAgatctagtatatatataaagatCCACATAAGAGGAGGAGTTACCAGTTAAGAAGCACCAACAATGATGTTGTTAATAGGAATAAAAATCAACTTGACAAAAAATCCTACAAATCCCATCACAACGAAACCAATTGCAGTACGCGTGGCAACTTTGGTGAATTCTGCACAACAAAAaaacaattaattaaaattaaagaacATGCATGGATTCAATTCAATAGATAAGACAAGTAAAAGATTTGTACCTTTGCGATCGGGTTTGTGGCAACGCTTAACAAGCCTAACGCTGTCTTTGGCGAAATCTCTAAGGGGATCGAAAACAGAGTCCAGAGCATCCATTTTTggtctaacgaaaattgggtttCTCTCAAGTGTCGCAAGAATGGCAGGAAGAGTTCCAGTTTCGGTTTCATTTTCACTAAACCCGCTACAAAGAATTTGGGCTTATGTCTAGGCCCTGCAAGTTCAAATGGGCTTTCAACTATTTTTGATTGGGCTAAGTTACATATGTCGGCTGAAATTAATTGCAGTCGCTAGCCAAATGTACAAAAAATAGACACTGTGTTGTGTCAAAAATGTAGTATATTTTATGCATCATCTATTAATATACAAAAGAAACATATATTTTTTTGGCTATTAATTCGTTGGTGGCTAGCTATGTCAGTTCTCTTTTTTATTTGGGTTTTGTATTGGGTATGCAAATTATACAAATATTTATCTGTTTGTTAAAAGCAGCGAgagtttgtttaaaaaatatatgcAATCAAGTCAAAACAAACAATTTGCATACAACTTTTTGTTGTATAGAATCCAGTCGAATCATACAACGTACATAGAACTTGCATACAATTATGTTGTTGTATGAATTTTGTATGTCGTTTGTATTAATTTCGTATCACGTGTATGTCACTTTATCACCAGTAATACATTGGACACACAAATGACAAGCATCgaaaatacaaaatatcgtataacatatttatacatcAGGATGtggagaaagaaaaacaaaattcATTCTTTCCCTTTCTCTTCGAGTTTCAATCTGAAATTCTAAACTTCAAATGATTTTTTCAATTGTTTGCAACAACATCTAATTCAAATAAATAATAATTTCGTAAAACCTAGTTTTCGAATTCAAAGTTTAAAGTCTTTTATAGTTGTTAGTTGAATTTTTCTCTGCTGGGGTGTGTTtgttgagaaagagaaaaaaCGAGGAAGATTTGAACCTAACTATTACATTTTTTGTAAATGATAAATGTTGTTATATTTTATAACTCTGACATTTGTTGTATTGTACTTTTTATACGACAAAAGGTACAATAAattacacttttctttttaaattttttaaatagaAGAAATACTCTTTTGTAACATTAATCTTCTTTGAGATACTGTGTTTTTTAGGTAAAAGGAAACTAATTCCGAGTGATAACATTTGTTAATTCCATATGTTCAGCGTTTTCAATATGGAATTGAAGACGAGATGCCACACTTTATGGCTTTTCCTTTAAGTAACAAGAGGGTGGGTAAGAAATAGTACAATAGTAGTTCAGTCGTCGACAGGGTGGAGTTGCGGAGCAACAATCCATCAAAAGACATGAAAACGTCTTTTGTGTGTGTAGCAAGACAAACTTCATTACGTGTTTATTTTGTTACACAATTGTTTGAAATTAAGGACATTCTATCTATAttgtaagaatgaaaataaaATCGTCTTTCTCGTGCTTAGATTCTAAAAATCAAGACAAATGAGAGGAAATAGTAAATCCATCGCATTTAACTATATAAATCTGTATTTACCTTAACTTTATTTTTCCCTTTAAAAATGATAATTTTGTGATTCCTTATGCTCTTACTTTCATTTTAGCTCATATCGTTCCCAATTTCAACATCCTTGATTATTACTATTCAAAAACAAAAGCTTAGGGGAAGAAAAAGATCAACAACTAACAAGGGATAAAGAAAAGTCAGATGAAAATCGAAAAAGTTGCTCTCAAATGGCAACGAAGAAGCCAAAAGGTGGGTAAAACAAAATACATGGTGTACTTACAATTGGACACATATGGACTTAAAAATGATTTAGCGTGAATTTCAGAATTATGCTCGGTTGTCCAAGATTATTTACACttattaaatatttaaaaaataacaatGATCAGTCTCATTATTCATGTATCCAGAACAACACAGTATGAAAAAATTAGACATACTTCAACCATATCTTTGTGGGTTCTCTTCATTCTTAACAAATCTTTCTGATTGATATCAAGAGTTCTCTTCATTCTTAAAAAACCTTTCTGATTGATATCAATCTTCTTTGAGATGTTGTGTTTTTTaggtaaaagaaaattaatttcaAGTGATAACATTTATTAAAATTTCTCATGATCAACGTTTTCCGTTTGAAACCGAAAATGAGAATTTATAGCAGGCTTtcttttgttccttttcctttaagTGACAAGAAAAGTAAGATAGAGTAGTATAAGAGTGGTTTAGTCATCAATAAATCTCTCCTGATTCATTCTACAAGGTGGAGTTACAGACCAACAATTCATCAAAAGACCTGAAAAACATCTTTGGCGTGCTTAAATGGACATACTTCATTACATGTTTGTTTTGTTACACAATTATGTAATTAATAACATTCTATCTATATCGTAAGAATAAAATAGAATCATCTTTCTCGTACTTAAATTCTAAGcattgaaaaaaataaaaggagaagATAAATTCATCGCACTTAATTATATAAATTCGCATTCACCTTAACTTCATTCTTACCTTTAAGAATGACAATTTCGTGAATTCTTTATGCTCCTACATTCATTGTAGCTCATACCGTTCGTAATTTCAATATTCTTGATTATTATTAGTTCAAAAACAAATATTCAGAGGAAGAAAAGATCAACAACtagcaaaagaaaaagaaaagtcaaaTGAAAATCGGAGAAGTTGCTCTAGATGGCAACAAAGTCAATGATGGGCAAAAACAAAATACACACAGTGTTTACAATTAGACACATATGGGACATTTAATAATAATTTTTAGCGTGAATTTCAGAACTACCCATGGTTGTCCAAGGATACTTACACTTATtaaatagttttttttaaaacaatagaTAGAGTCCTACTCCATccagatcaaaaaaagagtcgACTTATTCATTTTCACACTCCTTATGAAAATACTAACTCATaaacaaaaatagataatttgactaaattacccctaattaaatagacattgaaATTTGActatataacacttaataggggtaaatatgaaaaaataaggttaattcttttttaatttgctaagtgaactattttttttttatccggggGAGTATTATTCATGTATCGGGAAAAGCACACTACTAAAAAATTAGAGAAACATCGACAATCGAAACTAGAGAAATACaatttaaaatataaaactaGAGAGGAATTGCATCTTTTTTTCCATTAACACATTTGGCACAAtcgaaaaaattataaaaatgacCCCTTATATTTGAGAGTAGATTCAAAATAATCCCTAAAGTATGCTGTGAACATTTTTGGtactttaagtttgccaaaagttaacGCTTGTGGTCTCCCTCAAATACTTAACAAATTTTGTCTGTTATATTCAATGAAATATGTAGAGAAAATAAAGTCTAGCGGAAACTCGCATTTGAAGGTACATTTTTTGCATTTTTATTGTCATTTTCTTTGTCACTTTCTAGAATCTGGTGTAGTTTTCTATAGGTAATTTCTACTACTTGCAATCAATCTTTTTGTTATCTAGTTTAATTTTTGTGTTGCAATTTCTAGAATTTGATGAACCACTCCTACTGTTTCTGATCAAGTATTTTTTCCATAGTTCCCATCAAAAGCGTTAAATTTTGACGAACTTAAAAGGACGAAACTATTCAACATAGTtcagggactattttgaacctagttctaaacataagggaccatttttgtcatgtTCTCTCCCACAATTCACTGAGTACAAAGTGATTCTTTTTCCAATGCGTTTAACACTCACTGCTCTCACTCTGTTTGTTTGTTGGTGCACTGCGAAAAAGTTGTCAAAAATTTCACTCCAAAAGGAGCAAAGCAAAGCAAAGCAGAATCTAAGctactttgtaagtctttctcttttcttgcttcaacatTGCTTTATTTTCTGCTAAACTGTTAAGATATTCCGAAAAATGTGGGGTTTCACATAGTTTTGTGTTTGTTTTTAAGTAATCTTTGTGGGTTTTCTTGATTCTTAACAAATTTTTGTAATGATGTCAATATAGCTATAATGCAGCTTTGTTTGCAAATTCTTTTTAGGGTTTTAGTATTTAGAAGTGGGTGAATCAGAAAAGTACTGGGGTTTTAGAAATGAAACTGATTTTAgctatttttgaaagt
The nucleotide sequence above comes from Lycium barbarum isolate Lr01 chromosome 3, ASM1917538v2, whole genome shotgun sequence. Encoded proteins:
- the LOC132632480 gene encoding protein transport protein Sec61 subunit gamma-1 → MDALDSVFDPLRDFAKDSVRLVKRCHKPDRKEFTKVATRTAIGFVVMGFVGFFVKLIFIPINNIIVGAS